Proteins encoded together in one Diabrotica undecimpunctata isolate CICGRU chromosome 3, icDiaUnde3, whole genome shotgun sequence window:
- the LOC140436375 gene encoding transmembrane protein 134: MSYQFSLTNGKQKRFSIDDAFEEETDEAIKVYGTAGPRSPISSSRIMVGDGDHVAVNMENGRSYKMANDTSRDSDSLIQDYYDCPNEENFSRSCFKHPKVKENWRMVLAAATLLIIGIGLLATGSVTLAEPNSGLQGLVFLLAGFICFLPGAYHIVYIYLAAKGKRGYHFHNLPLFT; this comes from the exons ATGTCATACCAGTTTTCCTTGACTAATGGAAAACAAAAACGATTTTCCATTGACGATGCCTTTGAAGAAGAAACGGACGAAGCCATAAAAGTGTACGGAACCGCAGGCCCTAGATCACCTATATCTAGTTCTAGAATTATGGTCGGCGATGGTGATCATGTAGCAGTTAACATGGAAAATGGAAG aagttaCAAAATGGCCAACGACACATCCAGAGATAGTGATTCTTTGATACAAGATTATTATGATTGTCCCAACGAAGAAAATTTCAGTAGATCATGTTTCAAGCATCCAAAAGTTAAAGAAAATTGGAGGATGGTACTGGCAGCGGCAACTTTACTAATAATAGGGATAGGATTACTAGCAACAGGTAGTGTTACATTAGCAGAGCCTAATTCTGGTTTGCAAGGTTTGGTGTTCTTATTAGCTGGATTTATCTGCTTTTTACCTGGAGCATAtcatattgtatatatatatttggctGCTAAGGGTAAACGTGGGTATCACTTTCACAATTTGCCCTTGTTTACTTAA